The following proteins are co-located in the Mycolicibacterium goodii genome:
- a CDS encoding acyl-CoA dehydrogenase family protein — translation MSASPHWWGSALDDDGRGLQNMLDEFIDAHELAIADDPDAVAAFVGELAALGIWTLGTAETAGGGGADRTLTAVAFERLGRAWPALGWAAVQAHTAVDVLAGDGRFADLVEAVHAGAAAVAVADAQSLHVRVQRDGAAITGTVDRVDAAAPEPHLLVLFGDGTAALVEPAALTPHPLRRTGFGGAMTRCVDVDAPAAHVLTGVDVDAARVRLRLGAAAIAAGIAGAAADAAVAYASDRRQFGDTLTAIPTVRKSLMEQTSRAALIMSAVVGAAEDPIQAAAVALHALDGAIDVAAAALQSHGGYGYLVEYDAERRLRDAVSLRAATDIRGQASTTARTLVGVAPAGINAKDRG, via the coding sequence GTGAGCGCTTCACCGCACTGGTGGGGGTCCGCCCTCGACGACGACGGGCGCGGCCTGCAGAACATGCTCGACGAGTTCATCGACGCGCACGAACTCGCCATCGCCGACGACCCCGACGCGGTCGCCGCATTCGTCGGTGAGCTTGCCGCACTGGGTATCTGGACACTCGGCACCGCAGAGACCGCGGGCGGTGGCGGCGCCGACCGCACACTGACCGCGGTCGCGTTCGAGCGGCTCGGCAGGGCCTGGCCCGCGCTGGGTTGGGCCGCGGTGCAGGCGCACACGGCCGTCGACGTGCTGGCCGGCGACGGCAGGTTCGCCGATCTGGTCGAGGCGGTGCACGCCGGGGCTGCCGCGGTGGCCGTGGCGGACGCGCAGTCACTGCATGTGCGTGTGCAGCGCGACGGCGCCGCGATCACCGGCACGGTCGACCGCGTCGACGCCGCCGCACCCGAGCCGCACCTGCTGGTGCTCTTCGGCGACGGTACGGCGGCGCTGGTCGAACCGGCCGCGCTCACCCCGCACCCGTTGCGCCGCACCGGTTTCGGTGGCGCCATGACCCGGTGCGTCGACGTCGATGCACCGGCTGCCCATGTGCTCACCGGTGTGGACGTCGACGCCGCGCGGGTGCGGCTACGGCTGGGTGCGGCCGCAATCGCGGCGGGTATCGCCGGCGCCGCGGCCGACGCCGCGGTGGCGTACGCCTCGGACCGCAGGCAGTTCGGCGACACGCTGACCGCGATCCCCACCGTGCGCAAGTCCCTGATGGAGCAGACCTCCCGCGCGGCACTCATCATGAGCGCGGTTGTCGGTGCCGCCGAGGATCCCATCCAGGCCGCCGCGGTCGCACTGCACGCACTCGACGGCGCGATCGACGTGGCCGCGGCCGCGCTGCAATCCCACGGCGGCTACGGCTATCTCGTCGAGTACGACGCCGAGCGGCGGCTGCGTGACGCGGTGTCGCTGCGCGCCGCGACGGACATCAGGGGACAGGCGAGCACAACTGCACGAACACTGGTGGGCGTCGCGCCTGCCGGGATCAATGCGAAGGACCGAGGATGA
- a CDS encoding AMP-binding protein, translating into MTAPTQRRLADVLNGQYTPIDDDTAAKWRAEGWWEDRSIRSLLTDAARAHPDRIALIGRRADGGRITRTYREFDRNANHVASVLASLGVRAGDAVVVMLPNWVEYPEFLFGINELGALYAGIPVAYGDQQAAAILRRSGAKVLVIPRRWRSNNNLEQARRLRAQIPTLQHVIVLDDDGGDLRDGELLWSSLDGVAAGEFPGPNPDQICYLGFTSGTTGEPKGAMHSHNTLIYSARRQAEHIGPEVFGDPMVNLVASPMGHHTGYIWGGVFTVLLAGTAVQVDRWDPTWGSQVIREEGITTFFGAPTFLQDMVRTDLAGDPACPLRCLVIAGAPVPRNLPVQAAEALGAYVAPAWGMTECSILSSCTPDEPADILRTDGSIFAGSEVRIVDDSGAPVAAGVVGDLLMRGPGVVYGYYDRPDATRDAYLPDLWFKTGDRADVDDNGRLRLRGRSKDIIIRGGENIPVTDVESAIFDHPDVLNAAVIGVRDDRLGERVCAVLVTKAGRPELTVDTLGQYLLEQGLSKHYLPEKVVHLGELPMTPSGKIQKFKLREQYS; encoded by the coding sequence ATGACAGCACCGACCCAGCGCCGGTTGGCCGACGTGCTCAACGGCCAGTACACCCCGATCGACGACGACACCGCCGCGAAGTGGCGCGCCGAGGGATGGTGGGAGGACCGCTCCATCCGCTCGTTGCTCACCGACGCGGCCCGCGCGCATCCCGACCGGATCGCCCTGATCGGACGCCGCGCCGACGGCGGACGCATCACCCGGACCTACCGGGAGTTCGACCGCAACGCCAATCACGTTGCGAGCGTGCTGGCGTCGCTGGGCGTGCGCGCCGGTGACGCCGTGGTGGTGATGCTGCCCAACTGGGTCGAATACCCGGAGTTCCTGTTCGGCATCAACGAACTCGGCGCGCTCTACGCGGGCATCCCGGTGGCGTACGGCGACCAGCAGGCGGCCGCGATCCTGCGCCGCAGCGGGGCGAAAGTCCTTGTCATACCGCGCCGGTGGCGCAGCAACAACAACCTCGAACAGGCCCGCCGGTTACGCGCCCAGATCCCGACGCTGCAGCACGTGATCGTGCTCGACGACGACGGTGGTGACCTGCGCGATGGCGAACTGCTGTGGTCGAGCCTCGACGGCGTCGCGGCCGGGGAGTTCCCCGGCCCGAACCCGGATCAGATCTGCTACCTGGGCTTCACCTCCGGCACCACCGGAGAACCCAAGGGCGCCATGCACAGTCACAACACCCTGATCTATTCGGCGCGCCGCCAGGCCGAGCACATCGGGCCCGAGGTGTTCGGCGACCCGATGGTGAACCTGGTCGCCTCCCCGATGGGCCACCACACGGGCTACATCTGGGGCGGGGTGTTCACGGTGCTGCTCGCGGGCACCGCCGTGCAGGTGGACCGCTGGGATCCGACGTGGGGTTCGCAGGTGATCCGTGAAGAAGGCATCACGACCTTCTTCGGCGCGCCGACGTTCCTGCAAGACATGGTCCGCACCGACCTGGCGGGCGACCCGGCCTGTCCGCTGCGGTGCCTGGTCATCGCGGGCGCTCCGGTGCCACGCAACCTGCCGGTCCAGGCCGCCGAGGCGCTCGGCGCCTATGTGGCGCCGGCCTGGGGGATGACCGAGTGCAGCATTCTCAGTTCCTGCACACCCGACGAACCGGCCGACATCCTGCGCACCGACGGGTCGATCTTCGCGGGCTCGGAGGTCCGCATCGTCGACGACTCCGGCGCACCCGTTGCCGCCGGTGTGGTCGGGGATCTGCTGATGCGCGGGCCCGGTGTGGTCTACGGCTATTACGACCGTCCCGACGCCACCCGTGACGCCTATCTGCCCGATCTGTGGTTCAAGACCGGCGATCGCGCCGATGTCGACGACAACGGCAGGCTCCGGTTGCGTGGTCGCAGCAAGGACATCATCATCCGCGGTGGGGAGAACATCCCGGTCACCGATGTGGAGTCGGCGATCTTCGACCATCCGGATGTGTTGAACGCCGCGGTGATCGGTGTTCGCGACGACCGGCTCGGGGAGCGGGTCTGTGCGGTGCTGGTGACCAAGGCAGGCCGTCCCGAGCTCACCGTGGACACCCTCGGCCAGTACCTGCTCGAGCAGGGCCTGTCCAAGCACTACCTGCCCGAAAAGGTTGTGCACCTGGGCGAGTTGCCGATGACCCCGAGCGGCAAGATCCAGAAATTCAAGCTGCGGGAGCAGTATTCGTGA
- a CDS encoding CaiB/BaiF CoA transferase family protein, protein MTGTLPLAGVRVLDLSTLLPGPLATLLLAEAGADVVKLERPGRGDEMRTYQPRFGEASANYAILNRGKRAYAVDFKDPTQREQVLELAADADIVVEQFRPGVADRLGLGYDAMRERNPRIVYCSISGYGPTGPHAPRAGHDLNYLAESGLLGVVTDATGSPNLPVSVLADIAAGTYPAVMNMLLALRTAERTGEGAHLQISMTHNLQVLAYGYIATHQAGGAWPRPSAELLTGASPRYRIYPTADGRHLACAALEQKFWDRLVTIVGLDEKFHDDTGQEQAVIAALTEVFAAQPSAYWRELFAGEDVCTVVVNTWDEAVDAGLVDIAAPERVAQPGRPEMSMATLASPVDPALRNSGEPHTVPYPALEPLPANSPWA, encoded by the coding sequence GTGACCGGCACACTTCCGCTGGCCGGGGTCAGGGTCCTCGATCTGTCGACGCTGCTGCCCGGGCCGCTGGCCACCCTCCTGCTCGCCGAGGCCGGCGCCGACGTGGTCAAGCTCGAGCGTCCCGGCCGCGGTGACGAAATGCGCACCTACCAGCCGCGGTTCGGTGAGGCCAGCGCCAACTACGCGATCCTCAACCGCGGAAAACGCGCATACGCCGTCGACTTCAAGGATCCGACCCAACGCGAGCAGGTTCTGGAGCTGGCGGCCGACGCCGACATCGTCGTCGAACAGTTCCGGCCCGGTGTGGCCGACCGGCTGGGCCTGGGTTACGACGCGATGCGCGAACGCAATCCGCGCATCGTGTACTGCTCGATCAGCGGATACGGCCCCACCGGCCCACACGCGCCGCGCGCCGGACACGATTTGAACTACCTCGCCGAGTCCGGACTGCTCGGCGTCGTCACCGACGCCACCGGGTCCCCCAACCTGCCCGTGAGCGTCCTGGCCGACATCGCCGCGGGAACCTACCCGGCGGTGATGAACATGCTGTTGGCACTGCGGACGGCCGAGCGCACCGGAGAAGGTGCGCACCTGCAGATCTCGATGACCCACAACCTGCAGGTGCTGGCCTACGGCTACATCGCCACGCATCAGGCCGGCGGTGCGTGGCCGCGGCCCAGCGCCGAGCTGCTCACCGGCGCCAGCCCGCGTTACCGCATCTATCCCACCGCCGACGGCCGCCATCTGGCCTGTGCGGCCCTGGAGCAGAAGTTCTGGGACCGGCTGGTGACGATCGTCGGCCTGGACGAGAAGTTCCACGACGACACCGGCCAGGAACAGGCCGTGATCGCCGCGCTGACAGAGGTGTTCGCCGCGCAACCGTCGGCGTACTGGCGCGAACTGTTCGCCGGTGAGGACGTCTGCACCGTCGTGGTCAACACCTGGGACGAGGCGGTCGACGCCGGGCTCGTCGACATCGCGGCCCCCGAGCGGGTCGCTCAGCCGGGCCGGCCCGAGATGTCGATGGCAACCCTTGCCAGCCCGGTCGACCCGGCGCTGCGGAACTCCGGTGAGCCGCACACCGTGCCGTATCCGGCGCTGGAACCTCTGCCTGCCAACTCACCGTGGGCCTGA
- a CDS encoding NADPH:quinone oxidoreductase family protein: MRAALVKEFGPPSSLVVEEVADLVAGPGEVLIEVAAVSINFPDILVVEGTYQNLPPRPFSPGKEAAGRIIGVGEGVTRLRVGQRVLALVEYGGYAEQLTVPEDLVMELPDSMSYEAAAAFGLVYSTAYFGLLRRGQMQAGETVLVTGAGGGVGSAAVQVAKAWGARVIALAQDDTKAELARRQGADVVLTSTPDTLRDDLLAATDGRGVDVAMEMLGGDFLTQIIRATAWEGRIVIVGFASGGQNPIKPGHLLVKNISVAGLQSSDYRDRDPALMRSSMAEMFALYEQGKLDAAVDTTFPLEKAAAALQYVKDGRVRGKVVVTTGRG; this comes from the coding sequence TTGCGCGCAGCGCTGGTCAAAGAATTCGGTCCGCCGTCGAGCCTCGTCGTGGAGGAGGTCGCCGACCTGGTGGCGGGTCCCGGGGAGGTCCTGATCGAGGTCGCCGCGGTGAGCATCAACTTCCCCGACATCCTCGTCGTCGAAGGGACCTACCAGAACCTGCCACCGCGGCCGTTCAGTCCCGGCAAGGAAGCCGCCGGGCGGATCATCGGGGTGGGCGAGGGTGTCACGCGGTTGCGGGTCGGGCAACGCGTGCTGGCGCTCGTCGAGTACGGCGGATACGCCGAACAACTCACCGTGCCCGAGGACCTCGTGATGGAACTGCCGGACAGCATGTCCTACGAGGCTGCGGCGGCGTTCGGATTGGTCTATTCGACAGCGTATTTCGGGCTGTTGCGCCGCGGCCAGATGCAGGCCGGCGAGACGGTGCTGGTGACCGGCGCCGGCGGTGGCGTGGGTTCGGCGGCCGTGCAGGTCGCCAAGGCCTGGGGTGCCAGGGTGATCGCGCTCGCCCAGGACGACACCAAGGCCGAACTCGCGCGCCGTCAGGGCGCCGACGTCGTTCTCACCTCGACCCCGGACACCCTGCGTGACGACCTGCTGGCGGCCACCGACGGGCGCGGTGTCGACGTGGCGATGGAGATGCTCGGCGGCGACTTCCTGACCCAGATCATCCGTGCCACCGCGTGGGAGGGGCGCATCGTCATCGTCGGATTCGCCTCAGGCGGGCAGAATCCGATCAAACCGGGCCACCTGCTGGTGAAGAACATCAGCGTGGCAGGTCTGCAGAGCAGCGACTACCGCGACCGCGATCCGGCGCTCATGCGGTCGTCCATGGCCGAGATGTTCGCACTCTACGAGCAGGGCAAGCTGGACGCCGCGGTCGACACCACCTTTCCGCTCGAAAAAGCCGCAGCCGCACTGCAATACGTCAAGGACGGCCGGGTCAGGGGCAAGGTCGTGGTGACGACCGGGCGCGGATGA